CGGCAAAACCGGCGTGCGTGTTTTCCATGACTATCTGCGCGACAAAACTCAGCAGCAGCGCAGTTTCGAGATGCTGCTGGAGCTGGAGACCCGCTACTGCCGGCAGGAACCCTATATTAGCCTCGGCCGTTATATCCACGTGACAGCCCGTAAGCCGCAAATCGATGGAAGGACAAACGATGAGTGAATTTTCCCAGACAGTCCCCGAACTGGTTGCCTGGGCCAGGAAAAATGATTTCTCCATCTCGCTGCCGGTCGACAGGCTCTCCTTTTTGCTGGCTGTCGCCACCCTTAACGGCGAGCGTCTTGATGGCGAAATGAGTGAAGGCGAGCTGGTTGACGCCTTTCGTCATGTGAGTGAAGCGTTTGAGCAAACCAGCGAAACCGTTAACCAGCGTGCAAACAACGCGATTAACGATATGGTGCGTCAGCGTTTGTTGAACCGCTTTACCAGCGAGCAGGCAGAGGGCAACGCCATCTACCGCCTCACGCCGCTGGGCATCGGTATTACCGATTACTATATTCGCCAGCGCGAGTTCTCCACGCTGCGCCTCTCGATGCAGCTCTCTATTGTGGCGGCTGAGTTGAAGCGCGCTGCCGATGCGGCAGAAGAGGGCGGGGATGAATTCCACTGGCACCGGAACGTCTTTGCGCCGCTGAAATACTCTGTTGCAGAGATTTTCGACAGCATCGATCTTACGCAGCGCATCATGGATGAGCAGCAGCAACAGGTGAAAGATGATATTGCCCAGTTGCTAAATAAGGACTGGCGCGCTGCCATCTCCAGCTGTGAGCTACTGCTCTCTGAAACCTCCGGTACGCTGCGCGAACTGCAGGATACGCTCGAAGCGGCAGGCGATAAGTTGCAAACCA
This Kosakonia cowanii JCM 10956 = DSM 18146 DNA region includes the following protein-coding sequences:
- the mukF gene encoding chromosome partition protein MukF, yielding MSEFSQTVPELVAWARKNDFSISLPVDRLSFLLAVATLNGERLDGEMSEGELVDAFRHVSEAFEQTSETVNQRANNAINDMVRQRLLNRFTSEQAEGNAIYRLTPLGIGITDYYIRQREFSTLRLSMQLSIVAAELKRAADAAEEGGDEFHWHRNVFAPLKYSVAEIFDSIDLTQRIMDEQQQQVKDDIAQLLNKDWRAAISSCELLLSETSGTLRELQDTLEAAGDKLQTNLLSIQEATMGRDDLEFLDQLVFNLQSKLDRIVSWGQQSIDLWIGYDRHVHKFIRTAIDMDKNRVFAQRLRQSVQSYFDAPWTLTHASADRLLDMRDEEMALRDEEVTGELPTEMEFEEFNEIREQLAALIERQLAIYKTKGVPLDLGLVAREYLAQYPRARHFDIARIVVDQAVRLGVAQADFTGLPPKWQPINDYGAKVQAHVIDKY